A part of Corynebacterium afermentans subsp. lipophilum genomic DNA contains:
- a CDS encoding DUF732 domain-containing protein, which translates to MRKVAFCFATAATAVAVAACGGATVDSDDVTDTPTVASEAETESETETTETTETSEAPSSSAVVSSQSKRVDDQPAREVTDVPQQASAFSPQEEAYLATLRESGVNVDGIEDQLTATGATVCADNLITRDAVAGQLVEQRRTDMDAAGVAALISDSARANLCS; encoded by the coding sequence GTGCGCAAGGTTGCATTCTGCTTTGCGACGGCCGCTACCGCCGTCGCCGTGGCGGCCTGCGGAGGCGCCACCGTGGACTCGGACGACGTGACCGACACTCCGACGGTGGCCTCTGAGGCTGAAACCGAATCCGAGACGGAAACTACGGAAACGACAGAAACGTCGGAGGCTCCGTCGTCGTCGGCTGTGGTGTCGTCGCAAAGCAAACGCGTCGACGACCAGCCGGCCCGCGAGGTGACCGACGTGCCGCAGCAGGCCAGCGCCTTCTCCCCGCAGGAAGAGGCCTACCTGGCCACCCTAAGGGAAAGCGGAGTCAACGTCGACGGGATTGAAGACCAGCTCACAGCTACCGGCGCTACGGTGTGCGCGGACAACCTGATCACCCGCGACGCGGTGGCAGGCCAGCTTGTGGAGCAACGCCGCACCGACATGGACGCGGCAGGCGTGGCGGCGCTGATCAGCGACTCCGCCCGCGCCAACCTCTGCTCCTAG
- a CDS encoding alpha/beta hydrolase-fold protein has translation MRDNRTTPTRLAAAVLPAALALTLAPAAVSPANAQSSLPGDLSSQMSSNRGISDGLRPHDPPKRTPIEVETSPQIPGLPEGVKVDRIEWITNRRVAVFINSPSMPDHPIQVQILLARDWHSNPTAKFPEVWALDGLRARDDENGWTIETNIEQFYADKNVNVILPVGGESSFYSDWQRENNGKHYKWETFLTKELIPVLDNEFRSNGSRAVVGLSMGGTAAVNLAERNPHLFKFVGSFSGYLDTTTTGMPTAIKAAQMDAGGYNAEAMWGPLGSQDWIDHDPKLGIENLKDMAVYVSAGSGRDDFGNPESVAKGQANPAGIGLEVLSRLSTQTFVDYASRTQVKPIVRFRPSGVHSWEYWQFEMAQAWPYMANALEVPEADRGSKCTPVGAIAEATKSGTIGSCVNDEYDAGKDTKGKAQDFRGGTAYWSPDTGAHALFGAILAKYNALGGPAGWLGFPVTGETPAPDGVGRFVHFQHGSVYWTPETGAYAIPGDMFAAWGENGYEGGDLKYPVAEANQVGEGYVQKFQGGFLTRNPDGKHFIVHGAIAEKYGEIGTATSELGYPTGNEIAVKGGFFQPFEHGNIYWSAATGAHTILTGDIFDEWGKRGYEQGELGWPVKDMEKIPAGGLTIDFQNGTIQQVNGRVDVRKN, from the coding sequence ATGCGAGACAACCGAACCACCCCCACGCGGCTCGCCGCCGCGGTGCTGCCCGCCGCCCTTGCCCTCACGCTGGCACCCGCCGCTGTCAGCCCCGCCAACGCGCAGTCGAGCCTGCCGGGTGACTTGTCCTCCCAGATGTCCTCGAACCGCGGCATCTCCGACGGCCTGCGCCCGCACGACCCGCCGAAGCGCACCCCGATCGAGGTGGAGACCAGCCCGCAGATCCCGGGCCTGCCCGAGGGCGTGAAGGTGGACCGCATCGAGTGGATCACCAACCGCCGCGTCGCCGTGTTCATCAACTCCCCGTCCATGCCGGACCACCCGATCCAGGTGCAGATCCTGCTGGCGCGCGACTGGCACTCCAACCCGACCGCGAAGTTCCCCGAGGTGTGGGCACTCGACGGCCTGCGCGCGCGTGACGACGAAAACGGCTGGACCATCGAGACGAACATCGAGCAGTTCTACGCCGACAAGAACGTCAACGTGATCCTGCCGGTGGGCGGCGAGTCCTCCTTCTACTCCGACTGGCAGCGCGAGAACAACGGCAAGCACTACAAGTGGGAGACATTCCTGACCAAGGAACTCATCCCGGTGCTGGACAACGAGTTCCGTTCCAACGGCTCCCGTGCCGTGGTGGGCTTGTCCATGGGTGGCACCGCCGCGGTCAACCTGGCTGAGCGCAACCCGCACCTGTTCAAGTTCGTCGGTTCCTTCTCCGGCTACCTGGACACCACCACCACTGGCATGCCCACGGCGATCAAGGCGGCGCAGATGGACGCCGGCGGCTACAACGCGGAAGCCATGTGGGGTCCGCTGGGCTCGCAGGACTGGATCGACCACGACCCGAAGCTGGGCATCGAGAACCTAAAGGACATGGCGGTCTACGTCTCCGCTGGCTCGGGCCGCGACGACTTCGGCAACCCGGAGTCCGTAGCGAAGGGCCAGGCCAACCCGGCCGGGATCGGACTGGAGGTGCTGTCCCGCCTGTCCACCCAGACGTTCGTGGACTACGCCTCGCGCACCCAGGTCAAGCCGATCGTGCGCTTCCGCCCGTCGGGCGTGCACTCCTGGGAGTACTGGCAGTTCGAGATGGCGCAGGCCTGGCCGTACATGGCCAACGCGCTGGAGGTGCCGGAGGCGGACCGCGGCTCCAAGTGCACCCCGGTCGGGGCGATTGCGGAGGCCACCAAGTCCGGCACGATCGGTTCCTGCGTCAACGACGAGTATGACGCGGGCAAGGACACCAAGGGCAAGGCCCAGGACTTCCGCGGCGGCACCGCCTACTGGTCCCCGGACACCGGCGCGCACGCGCTGTTCGGCGCGATCCTGGCCAAGTACAACGCGCTCGGCGGCCCGGCGGGTTGGCTGGGCTTCCCGGTCACGGGCGAGACCCCGGCTCCGGACGGTGTGGGCCGCTTCGTGCACTTCCAGCACGGTTCGGTGTACTGGACCCCGGAGACCGGCGCCTACGCAATCCCGGGCGACATGTTCGCCGCATGGGGTGAAAACGGCTACGAGGGCGGCGACCTGAAGTACCCGGTGGCCGAGGCAAACCAGGTGGGCGAGGGCTACGTGCAGAAGTTCCAGGGCGGCTTCCTCACCCGCAACCCTGACGGCAAGCACTTCATCGTTCACGGCGCGATCGCGGAGAAGTACGGCGAGATCGGCACCGCCACCTCTGAGCTGGGGTACCCGACCGGCAACGAGATCGCGGTCAAGGGCGGCTTCTTCCAGCCATTCGAGCACGGCAATATCTACTGGTCCGCGGCTACGGGCGCGCACACCATCCTCACCGGCGACATCTTCGACGAGTGGGGCAAGCGCGGCTACGAGCAGGGTGAGCTGGGCTGGCCGGTCAAGGACATGGAGAAGATTCCGGCGGGCGGCCTGACAATCGACTTCCAGAACGGCACGATTCAGCAGGTCAACGGCCGTGTTGATGTGAGGAAGAACTAG